In Erpetoichthys calabaricus chromosome 4, fErpCal1.3, whole genome shotgun sequence, one genomic interval encodes:
- the LOC114642595 gene encoding Ig-like V-type domain-containing protein FAM187A, producing the protein MNSILSNLTMYMLLLLLLRLYGSSNALDINEEKEDVFAKTPCPAFLVFDSAAYIVGMTIELPCKCKPEDALSVVWYYQKNLGQRNIKVLTDLNGTKIVDSAAMTFDSDLQNRFLIRLFNLLLFRTLESDSGHYICGTSKGDFFYGYDVDIQEAKGLVLTEKDFDQPANTKQLQKTSKYSIFTSFWSWSVCDRCDISGEQTRVGICYIESEFLYSRYRRSTPNVASCGSASVPNRFKRKLKKQMAVVSVRSCLTACPPEPKKSFAVKMFYEFVGLFSKNKEKTPSVPIQYHLHHVGYPLILACPGSRPQLAIAWDKDKERLYRSKYMIGLNKSMRIFIDQGNNLNIRFVQLDDKGIYYCWLQGKMIAGFKLSVSIRTRIQRKLSDSESIYAMRILLMSYIFLTIVFLGCQIITCCCEVFSCRMRN; encoded by the coding sequence ATGAATAGTATTCTAAGTAATCTCACAATGTACATGTTGCTTCTGTTACTTCTTCGGCTATATGGCTCATCCAATGCCCTtgatataaatgaagaaaaagaagatgtatTCGCCAAGACACCTTGTCCTGCTTTCCTGGTTTTTGACAGTGCGGCGTACATTGTTGGCATGACCATAGAACTTCCTTGTAAATGCAAGCCTGAGGATGCCTTATCAGTGGTTTGGTACTACCAAAAAAACCTGGGGCAAAGAAATATTAAAGTTTTGACTGATTTAAATGGAACCAAGATTGTAGACAGTGCTGCAATGACATTTGACTCTGATCTGCAGAATCGTTTTTTGATTCGACTTTTTAATCTGTTGCTCTTCCGTACTCTCGAGTCAGATTCTGGCCACTATATATGTGGAACTTCTAAGGGAGATTTCTTTTATGGTTATGATGTTGACATTCAAGAAGCAAAGGGCTTGGTATTGACAGAGAAAGATTTTGACCAACCTGCGAACACAAAGCAACTCCAAAAGACAAGCAAGTACTCCATCTTTACAAGCTTTTGGAGCTGGAGTGTCTGTGACCGCTGTGATATTTCAGGAGAACAAACCAGAGTTGGAATCTGCTATATTGAAAGTGAATTTCTGTACAGTCGCTACAGGCGATCCACACCCAACGTTGCGTCATGTGGCTCAGCTTCTGTGCCAAATCGCTTCAAGAGGAAGCTGAAGAAACAGATGGCTGTAGTTTCTGTTCGTAGTTGTCTCACTGCCTGTCCTCCAGAACCAAAGAAGTCATTCGCAGTGAAGATGTTTTATGAGTTTGTGGGCTTGTTttctaaaaacaaagagaaaacaccCTCAGTGCCGATACAGTATCACCTTCATCATGTTGGCTATCCTCTCATATTGGCTTGCCCAGGATCTAGGCCACAATTGGCCATTGCATGGGATAAAGACAAGGAAAGGCTGTACCGCTCTAAATACATGATTGGCCTCAACAAAAGCATGCGTATTTTTATTGATCAAGGTAACAACTTGAATATCCGTTTTGTACAGCTTGATGACAAAGGGATATATTATTGCTGGTTGCAGGGAAAGATGATTGCCGGATTCAAGCTCTCGGTATCTATACGCACCCGTATTCAACGTAAACTCTCAGATTCTGAATCTATATATGCCATGCGCATCCTTCTCATGAGTTACATTTTTCTTACGATTGTCTTTCTTGGCTGCCAGATCATAACATGTTGCTGTGAAGTGTTTAGCTGCAGGATGAGAAACTAA